Proteins encoded in a region of the Ornithodoros turicata isolate Travis chromosome 3, ASM3712646v1, whole genome shotgun sequence genome:
- the LOC135389673 gene encoding uncharacterized protein LOC135389673 yields the protein MASSSLKPRDRNRKRFRTEYQQIDLNTSTPEPWFAKFLVVHSNDDTRPLSKVSPFVIAKALEQLIGKEYNAKKLGSGDIQVHVEKREQSIALLSLTSINGISVTVSSHRSLNIVKGVISESDLLDCSESELQEGLQQHGVVAVKRIVIRRDGKEIPTKHIILSFKLHKLPDTIKAGYLSCNVRAYIPNPSRCYKCQRFGHGSQIMSLLEGGETDPQAEN from the exons ATGGCTTCCTCTTCCTTAAAACCCCGAGATCGGAATCggaaacggttccgcaccgagTACCAGCAAATTGATTTAAATACCTCAACACCcgaaccatggtttgcaaagtTTCTCGTTGTCCACTCGAATGACGACACAAGACCACTGTCAAAGGTATCTCCTTTTGTAATAGCGAAAGCACTTGAACAGCTGATAGGTAAAGAATACAATGCCAAGAAACTGGGCTCTGGAGATATCCAAGTCCACGTTGAAAAGCGAGAGCAAAGCATTGCACTTCTTTCACTGACAAGCATCAATGGGATATCTGTCACAGTAAGTTCACACCGGagtctcaacattgttaaaGGAGTAATTTCTGAGAGCGACCTTCTTGACTGTTCGGAATCGGAACTTCAAGAAGGCTTACAACAGCACGGTGTGGTAGCTGTAAAGCGAATAGTCATACGTAGGGATGGGAAAGAAATCCCAACAAAGCACATAATCCTTTCTTTCAAGCTCCACAAGCTGCCAGACACAATCAAGGCCGGttacctcagttgcaatgtgagggcttacatccccaatccgagtcgctgttacaagtgccagcggtttggccacGGTTCTCAG ATCATGTCCTTGTTGGAAGGAGGAGAAACAGATCCTCAAGCTGAAAACTGA